The Planococcus donghaensis genome contains a region encoding:
- a CDS encoding DegT/DnrJ/EryC1/StrS family aminotransferase, producing the protein MLERIYLSSPHMSDEGYEQEFVKEAFDTNWIAPLGTNVNGFEDELAAKVGSKAAAALSSGTAAIHLALKAAGVEKDDIVFCSTLTFSATANPIIYQNATPVFIDSDYETWNMSPKALEEAFKKYPQAKAVLLVHLYGLSADMDKIVALCKKYNVALIEDAAESLGTYYKGQHTGTFGDYGIFSFNGNKIITTSGGGMLISNSEERIAKARFWATQSRDQARHYQHSELGFNYRMSNVVAGIGRGQLKVLNNRVATKNHIYNFYKDHLNDLEGIEFMPNNEWDKPNYWLSAMTLTGKIRPVEVMDALEKENIESRPVWKPMHMQPFFEKYDFVGTDVSEKLFENGVCLPSDTKITGEQLERVVEIIRGLWK; encoded by the coding sequence ATGTTAGAACGAATTTACCTTTCATCTCCTCATATGAGTGATGAAGGCTATGAACAAGAATTTGTAAAAGAAGCATTTGATACAAACTGGATTGCGCCCTTAGGAACAAACGTTAATGGGTTTGAAGACGAACTAGCAGCTAAAGTTGGTTCAAAAGCCGCAGCTGCATTATCATCAGGAACTGCAGCTATACACTTAGCGCTAAAAGCGGCAGGTGTTGAAAAAGATGATATCGTTTTTTGTTCTACATTAACGTTTTCAGCAACTGCAAACCCAATCATTTATCAAAATGCGACTCCAGTTTTTATCGATAGTGATTATGAAACATGGAACATGTCTCCAAAAGCTTTAGAAGAGGCTTTTAAAAAATATCCACAAGCGAAAGCTGTACTATTAGTTCACCTATATGGACTATCTGCAGATATGGACAAAATTGTAGCACTTTGTAAAAAATATAATGTCGCATTGATCGAAGATGCAGCAGAATCGTTAGGAACTTATTATAAAGGTCAGCACACAGGGACTTTTGGTGATTATGGAATCTTTTCTTTTAATGGAAATAAAATTATCACTACTTCAGGTGGTGGTATGCTTATTTCTAACAGTGAAGAACGAATTGCAAAAGCTAGATTTTGGGCTACACAGTCAAGAGATCAAGCTAGACATTATCAACATAGTGAATTAGGTTTCAATTATCGTATGAGTAATGTAGTGGCTGGAATTGGAAGAGGACAGCTAAAAGTCTTAAATAACCGAGTGGCTACGAAAAATCACATCTATAATTTTTACAAAGACCACTTGAACGATCTGGAAGGCATAGAGTTCATGCCTAATAATGAATGGGACAAACCAAACTATTGGTTGAGTGCTATGACGTTGACGGGTAAGATTCGCCCGGTTGAAGTAATGGATGCTTTAGAAAAAGAAAATATTGAATCTCGTCCTGTCTGGAAGCCAATGCATATGCAACCTTTCTTTGAAAAATATGATTTTGTGGGTACTGACGTTTCTGAGAAGTTGTTTGAAAATGGGGTCTGTTTGCCTAGTGATACGAAAATTACGGGTGAGCAGTTAGAAAGAGTTGTAGAGATTATTCGAGGGTTGTGGAAATAA
- a CDS encoding EpsG family protein yields MTISYLIYISAVVLSVFFAFLAQKFKKSDKPQPIFIFMSMLPLIFIMGFRDVSIGVDGYSYLNGYINANSTNIFQYYGSNITEPGFYVLYKISYFLGDFQWLFILTATITICFFYKAMSYEINNISFALVIFIFATTQYFYYFGILRMGIAVSIIAFAYRYIIENDKKKFIIFVGIATMFHYSALFSFILLFLSKNNQNVFKRNNILKIVLMIPVSFFVIKYLVFPFITADRYQGYIASSGIIGTSFVSSLPLLLVFLIFFNKSIKNNRNYRFYFFLFVIKVITEIFAPIIGIGRMVWYVNLSIVFLFPSLIKMCKERELKFLVFILIVSYCLLYSYSAYFGESFRGSYMLPYKIFFGE; encoded by the coding sequence GTGACTATTTCATACTTAATTTACATATCAGCAGTTGTATTGTCAGTGTTCTTTGCTTTCCTTGCTCAAAAATTTAAAAAAAGCGATAAACCACAGCCTATATTTATATTTATGTCAATGCTTCCCTTAATATTTATTATGGGTTTTCGAGATGTCAGTATAGGTGTAGATGGATACAGTTATTTAAATGGATATATTAATGCTAATAGCACTAATATTTTTCAATATTATGGATCTAATATTACAGAACCAGGATTCTATGTACTTTATAAAATCTCATATTTTTTAGGGGACTTTCAGTGGCTTTTTATACTAACAGCTACTATAACAATTTGTTTTTTTTATAAAGCGATGAGCTATGAAATTAACAACATAAGTTTTGCTTTGGTTATATTTATTTTTGCGACTACGCAATACTTTTACTACTTTGGAATCTTGCGAATGGGGATTGCAGTTTCTATTATTGCTTTTGCTTATAGATATATAATAGAAAATGATAAAAAAAAATTCATTATTTTTGTAGGAATTGCAACTATGTTTCATTACTCTGCCCTATTTTCCTTCATACTTCTTTTTCTAAGTAAAAATAATCAAAATGTATTTAAAAGAAATAATATCTTAAAAATAGTTTTAATGATACCAGTAAGTTTCTTTGTCATTAAATATTTGGTTTTCCCATTTATAACTGCAGATCGATATCAAGGTTACATTGCTTCGTCTGGGATAATTGGAACAAGCTTTGTTTCTTCATTACCTTTACTGCTTGTATTTTTAATATTTTTTAATAAATCTATTAAAAATAATAGGAATTACCGATTTTATTTTTTTCTATTTGTTATTAAAGTAATTACTGAGATTTTTGCACCAATTATTGGAATAGGAAGAATGGTTTGGTACGTAAATTTGAGTATTGTATTTTTATTTCCGAGTTTGATAAAAATGTGTAAAGAAAGAGAATTGAAGTTTTTAGTTTTTATATTAATAGTTTCGTATTGTTTACTATATAGTTATTCAGCATATTTTGGTGAATCATTTAGAGGCTCATATATGTTACCTTATAAAATATTTTTTGGTGAATAA
- a CDS encoding acetyltransferase → MNEIKKNKLLIIGASGHGKVVADIAFKLNKWQRIAFLDDDESLKVSLGLDVVGTLKDMHTCIDDWDMFVAIGKNSLRETIQLKLEAQAATIPVLIHPQAIIGKDVEISKGTVIMAGSVINSSTVIGKGSIINTGSTVDHDNLIENFVHISPGVHIAGTVKIGHGSWLGIGSIVSNNVKIIKNTILGAGSVVIKDINEPGVYIGIPARRIKDGENFDFS, encoded by the coding sequence ATGAATGAAATCAAGAAAAACAAATTACTTATAATAGGTGCTAGCGGTCATGGGAAAGTTGTAGCTGATATAGCCTTTAAATTAAATAAATGGCAACGTATTGCTTTTCTCGATGATGATGAAAGTTTAAAAGTATCTCTAGGTCTTGATGTTGTTGGAACTTTAAAAGATATGCATACCTGTATCGATGATTGGGATATGTTTGTAGCTATAGGCAAAAATTCTTTAAGAGAAACAATACAACTAAAATTAGAGGCTCAAGCTGCTACTATACCAGTGCTAATCCATCCTCAAGCTATTATTGGGAAAGATGTAGAAATTAGTAAAGGTACGGTCATAATGGCGGGAAGTGTCATAAATTCTTCAACTGTTATTGGGAAGGGGAGTATTATAAATACAGGCTCTACTGTAGATCATGATAATTTAATTGAAAACTTTGTACATATCTCTCCAGGAGTCCATATAGCTGGTACAGTGAAAATAGGACATGGTTCTTGGTTGGGAATAGGCAGTATTGTTAGTAACAATGTGAAAATAATAAAAAACACTATTTTGGGAGCTGGATCTGTAGTAATAAAAGATATTAATGAGCCTGGAGTTTATATTGGTATTCCAGCAAGGAGAATTAAAGATGGCGAAAATTTTGATTTTAGCTAA
- a CDS encoding sugar transferase — translation MNKPKDGLYKRFIKRPMDLILSLIAIIVLSPVFLVVAILVRAKLGSPVLFKQQRPGLNEKIFSMFKFRSMTDEKDNEGNLLPDNIRLTKFGRFLRSTSLDELPGLLNILKGDMSIIGPRPLLVEYLSLYTEQQKHRHDVRPGLSGLAQVNGRNAISWEDKFKLDIEYVKQVSFIGDWKIIFLTLKKVFIREGISSDTAATMEAFKGTDKNE, via the coding sequence ATGAATAAACCTAAAGATGGATTATACAAACGATTCATTAAGAGGCCAATGGACTTAATTCTTTCTTTAATAGCAATTATCGTGCTTAGTCCAGTATTTTTAGTAGTCGCCATATTGGTTCGAGCAAAGTTAGGAAGTCCCGTTTTGTTTAAACAACAGCGTCCAGGATTGAATGAAAAAATTTTTTCTATGTTTAAATTCCGTTCGATGACTGACGAAAAAGATAATGAAGGGAATTTATTACCAGACAATATTCGATTAACTAAGTTTGGTCGATTCTTAAGATCTACGTCTTTAGATGAATTACCTGGTCTACTAAATATTCTTAAAGGGGATATGTCTATAATTGGACCAAGACCATTACTGGTAGAGTATTTATCTTTATACACTGAACAGCAAAAGCATCGTCATGATGTTAGACCAGGGTTATCAGGATTGGCTCAGGTAAATGGAAGAAATGCTATCAGCTGGGAAGATAAGTTCAAACTCGACATAGAGTATGTTAAACAGGTAAGTTTCATAGGTGATTGGAAAATTATATTTCTTACATTGAAAAAAGTGTTTATACGAGAAGGAATTAGTTCAGATACAGCTGCTACTATGGAAGCTTTTAAAGGTACTGATAAAAATGAATGA
- a CDS encoding ATP-grasp fold amidoligase family protein, giving the protein MNYKAIIKNKELRFKILNILRFLPDSTMLKIQYRLKLKRKLNLKKPKRWTEKIQWYKAYYRNPLMKKCADKYEVREYINSKGLNNILNRLYGVFDNTDQIDFDALPNKFVIKTTNGSGTNILCNNKAELDREKVIKTLDLWLKRDSFTVGREWSYKDLVPKIIIEKFLEDKGNLFEGINDYKFMCFNGKAKYIVFDVDRQIDHKRNIYDIEWNFIDVVTDHPNFGDVVSKPEGLSEMLIIANKLAADFPFVRVDLYWVNNRVYFGELTFYPWSGYVQYTPEKFDITLGEQFSYNL; this is encoded by the coding sequence ATGAATTATAAAGCAATTATAAAAAATAAAGAACTAAGATTTAAAATTTTAAATATTTTAAGATTTCTTCCAGATTCTACTATGTTAAAAATTCAGTATAGATTAAAATTGAAAAGAAAGTTAAACCTAAAAAAACCTAAACGATGGACTGAAAAGATACAGTGGTATAAAGCATATTATAGAAATCCTTTAATGAAAAAATGTGCAGATAAATATGAAGTACGGGAGTACATCAATAGTAAAGGACTTAATAATATACTTAATAGACTGTACGGAGTTTTTGACAACACAGATCAAATTGACTTTGATGCATTACCTAATAAATTTGTCATTAAGACAACAAATGGAAGTGGCACAAATATTTTATGCAATAATAAAGCGGAACTCGACAGAGAAAAAGTAATAAAAACTTTAGATTTGTGGTTGAAAAGAGATAGTTTTACAGTTGGAAGAGAATGGTCATATAAAGATTTAGTTCCGAAGATAATAATAGAAAAATTTTTAGAAGATAAAGGTAATTTGTTTGAGGGAATAAACGATTATAAATTTATGTGTTTTAATGGTAAAGCAAAATATATAGTATTTGACGTTGATCGTCAAATAGATCATAAAAGAAATATATATGATATAGAATGGAATTTTATCGATGTAGTTACAGACCATCCAAATTTTGGGGATGTAGTTTCCAAACCTGAAGGACTTAGTGAGATGCTCATCATTGCCAATAAATTGGCTGCTGATTTTCCTTTTGTTAGAGTAGATTTATACTGGGTAAATAATAGGGTTTATTTCGGAGAATTAACATTTTATCCGTGGTCTGGATATGTCCAGTATACCCCAGAGAAATTCGATATTACTTTAGGAGAACAATTTAGCTACAATCTTTAA
- a CDS encoding glycosyltransferase family 4 protein: MAKILILANNDIGLYKFRKELLSELVKENDVYISLPNGKYIPQLKNLGCYFIETPINRRGTNPLTDLKLLKKYRKILKEICPHIVLTYTIKPNVYGGIACRMNKTPCIANITGLGTAVENGGVLQKITLFLNKIALKKASCVFIQNKENEKFLLRNNVIKGPYALIPGSGVNLNEYSLLNYPSNITINFLFIARVMKEKGIDQYLDAAKFIKEKYPETSFHVLGACEQDYEDKLKEMHQEGIIEYHGMQKDVQKFHQNSHCTIHPTYYPEGMSNVLLESAASGRPIITTNRSGCKEIVESGRNGFIVEQKNSEDLIEKIEAFLSLDIDSKRKMGLYGRKKIEEEFDRDLVVKAYLREIKKLGINN, from the coding sequence ATGGCGAAAATTTTGATTTTAGCTAATAATGATATAGGTTTGTATAAATTTAGGAAAGAACTTTTAAGTGAATTAGTTAAAGAGAATGATGTCTATATCTCTTTGCCAAATGGTAAATATATTCCGCAATTAAAAAATCTAGGATGCTACTTTATCGAAACACCTATTAATAGAAGAGGGACTAATCCATTAACTGATTTAAAATTACTGAAAAAGTATAGAAAAATTCTTAAGGAAATTTGTCCGCATATTGTTTTAACGTATACTATTAAACCAAATGTTTATGGTGGAATAGCCTGTCGAATGAACAAAACACCCTGTATTGCAAATATCACAGGACTAGGGACAGCTGTTGAAAATGGTGGAGTTTTACAAAAAATAACTTTATTTTTAAATAAAATTGCTCTGAAAAAAGCAAGTTGTGTCTTTATACAAAATAAAGAAAATGAAAAATTTTTATTGAGAAATAACGTAATAAAGGGACCCTATGCGCTAATACCAGGTTCAGGAGTGAATCTCAATGAGTATTCTTTGTTGAATTATCCTTCAAACATCACCATCAATTTTTTGTTTATTGCACGCGTTATGAAAGAAAAAGGAATAGATCAATATTTAGACGCCGCAAAATTTATAAAAGAAAAATATCCCGAAACTTCATTTCATGTTTTAGGCGCATGTGAACAAGACTATGAAGATAAGTTAAAAGAAATGCATCAAGAAGGTATAATTGAATATCATGGAATGCAAAAGGATGTTCAGAAGTTTCACCAAAATTCACACTGTACTATTCACCCCACTTATTATCCTGAAGGTATGTCCAATGTTTTGTTAGAGAGTGCTGCCAGCGGTCGTCCTATAATTACAACGAATAGAAGTGGTTGTAAAGAAATAGTTGAAAGTGGAAGAAATGGATTTATCGTTGAACAAAAAAATAGTGAAGATTTAATAGAAAAAATAGAAGCTTTTTTGAGTTTAGATATTGATTCCAAAAGAAAAATGGGGCTTTACGGTAGGAAAAAAATTGAAGAAGAATTCGATAGAGATTTAGTGGTTAAAGCTTACCTTAGAGAAATAAAAAAGCTGGGGATTAATAATTAA
- a CDS encoding glycosyltransferase: MKVLFCHDGPLKKDEENNYYGTAHNDKTFKRYYHIGNELSAIIRVKDVSKSEAEKQLSKISVSPFRVIQCPNISNLKGGILNKIKAKRIIENEVKNTDYVIARLPSIIGFIAIDYAKKNKIPYLVELVACPWDAFWNHSIVGKIVAPSMYLATKKRVKKAPYVVYVTNNFLQKRYPTFGKNISCSNVALQKFNSEILEKRLKKINEMNQKQKIIIGTTAAIDVKYKGQQYIIKALGELEKNNKNIFEYQLVGGGNNHYLKKLAKKYNVENSVQFLGSKPHKEIFNWLETIDIYTQPSRQEGLPRSLVEAMSRALPAFGANTAGIPELIEKKYIFSNKKNNIEEICEILLSISKEELVSQANKNFSEANKYEAVKIEEKRKGFFEQFKLQT; the protein is encoded by the coding sequence ATGAAAGTATTATTTTGTCATGACGGTCCCTTGAAAAAAGATGAGGAAAATAATTATTATGGTACTGCTCATAATGATAAAACATTCAAGCGATATTATCATATTGGAAACGAACTTTCTGCAATTATAAGAGTTAAAGATGTTTCTAAAAGCGAAGCTGAAAAACAATTGTCAAAAATCTCAGTATCTCCTTTTAGAGTTATTCAATGTCCGAATATCTCGAATTTAAAAGGAGGAATACTTAATAAAATTAAAGCAAAAAGAATAATAGAAAATGAAGTGAAAAATACAGATTACGTAATAGCGAGACTTCCCAGCATAATAGGATTCATTGCAATCGATTATGCAAAGAAAAATAAAATACCTTACTTAGTTGAATTAGTAGCTTGCCCATGGGATGCATTCTGGAACCATAGTATTGTAGGGAAAATAGTAGCCCCTTCTATGTATCTAGCCACAAAAAAGCGAGTGAAAAAAGCTCCATACGTTGTTTATGTAACTAATAATTTTTTGCAAAAAAGATACCCTACCTTCGGGAAAAACATCAGTTGTTCTAATGTCGCTTTGCAAAAATTTAACAGTGAAATATTAGAGAAAAGGTTAAAAAAGATTAATGAAATGAATCAAAAACAAAAAATTATTATAGGAACGACTGCAGCAATAGATGTTAAATACAAAGGGCAACAATATATAATCAAAGCGTTGGGGGAATTAGAAAAAAATAACAAAAATATATTTGAATATCAGTTAGTTGGAGGAGGTAATAATCACTATCTTAAAAAATTGGCGAAGAAATACAACGTGGAAAATTCTGTGCAATTTCTTGGAAGTAAACCTCATAAAGAAATTTTTAATTGGCTAGAGACTATAGATATTTATACACAACCAAGTAGACAAGAGGGTTTACCTAGATCATTAGTAGAAGCTATGAGTAGAGCTTTACCAGCCTTTGGTGCAAATACTGCTGGAATTCCAGAACTAATTGAGAAAAAATATATATTTAGCAACAAAAAAAATAATATTGAAGAAATTTGTGAAATTCTATTATCTATCAGTAAGGAAGAATTAGTTTCGCAAGCCAATAAAAATTTTTCAGAAGCTAACAAGTATGAAGCAGTTAAGATAGAAGAAAAAAGAAAGGGATTTTTTGAGCAATTTAAATTACAAACATAA
- a CDS encoding glycosyltransferase family 1 protein, whose amino-acid sequence MSRIVSPKKIKVLHVVGAMNAAGLETLIMNLYRHIDKDKVQFDFAVQTTEKSFYDNEIIKMGGRIISHPKPNKGIKDYKISLKNTLEKYGPYDVVHSHVLFFSGTVLDIAKKNNVPIRIAHSHNTNDSRNNALPRKIYKLIMRKKIKRNATHLIGCSKQACEYVFGKTSYQHGKSSLFPNAIDLAKFKEIKRNTRYLLEELNLPKDSILIGHVGRFTKQKNHSFIIDIFSNYSKEESRAHLVLVGEGEEIESIKEMVLEKNLSDKVHFLGLRNDIPQFMTAIDLFIFPSLYEGLGIVLVEAQAAGVPSLISKNVPIEADLNIGLLNRLDLDSDSKSKWIAKIKELIGKEEIDWFLRENALKKYKYDIDVSVENLLKIYEDKT is encoded by the coding sequence TTGTCGAGAATAGTCTCTCCAAAAAAAATTAAAGTTCTACATGTGGTAGGAGCTATGAACGCGGCAGGTTTAGAAACATTAATTATGAATTTATATAGGCATATTGATAAAGATAAAGTACAGTTTGATTTTGCTGTACAAACCACTGAGAAAAGTTTTTATGATAATGAAATAATAAAAATGGGCGGAAGAATAATAAGTCACCCAAAACCAAATAAAGGGATCAAGGATTACAAAATTAGTTTAAAAAATACTTTAGAAAAATATGGACCCTATGATGTTGTACATAGCCATGTTCTTTTCTTTAGTGGAACCGTTTTGGATATTGCAAAGAAAAATAACGTTCCTATCAGAATCGCTCATAGTCATAATACAAATGATAGTAGAAACAATGCTCTTCCAAGGAAAATTTATAAACTTATAATGAGAAAAAAAATAAAAAGAAATGCAACACATTTAATAGGTTGTTCTAAGCAAGCTTGCGAATATGTTTTTGGAAAGACATCTTATCAACATGGAAAGTCTAGTTTATTTCCAAATGCTATTGACCTTGCAAAATTTAAAGAAATAAAAAGGAACACAAGATATCTTTTAGAAGAGCTAAACCTTCCTAAAGACAGTATTCTTATAGGACATGTTGGTAGATTTACAAAACAAAAAAATCATTCTTTTATTATAGATATATTTTCGAATTATTCTAAAGAAGAATCTAGAGCTCATTTAGTGCTGGTTGGAGAAGGAGAAGAAATTGAAAGTATTAAAGAAATGGTATTAGAGAAAAATTTAAGTGATAAAGTACATTTTTTAGGATTAAGAAATGACATACCTCAATTTATGACGGCAATTGATTTATTTATTTTTCCATCGCTTTACGAAGGTCTAGGCATAGTATTAGTTGAAGCTCAAGCTGCCGGAGTTCCAAGCCTTATTTCCAAAAATGTACCAATTGAAGCAGATTTAAATATTGGTTTATTAAATAGATTAGATCTCGATTCCGATAGTAAAAGTAAATGGATCGCGAAAATAAAAGAGTTAATCGGTAAAGAAGAAATTGATTGGTTTTTGAGAGAAAATGCTCTGAAAAAATACAAATATGATATAGACGTCAGTGTAGAAAACTTACTTAAAATATATGAAGATAAAACATAA
- a CDS encoding polysaccharide pyruvyl transferase family protein, producing MERILVCGVANSGNLGDRIIAESLNYIINKADKKYVITNFDFTVGEIVESKKKATVNLTSDKIFKKIIPNSIRYIKVSNYYRKNYILKEALTKQVSESHIIVIGGGHLLIDNYGNFPIGIYTIYKEARKNNIPIIFAFVGAKGPWSYKARKLLGEVLNYASYISVRDNDSKKFLISINPNIQQKIIALTDPALYVKEIYPPTQYKVGKKKIGLGIMDPNEMKRHSNISWSRTDSAIWWSKLAKELVKLNYEVNIFTNGATTDNGFVEQYIKKNLEEIEGISFSEYLSDYRNLIKTIENQDVIVAQRLHACLPSVSYYKHTYGIMWDPKLKSIFEELGLNNYLIDCKDEVEKVVQKIEKNLNEDFKLNEETINKIVCKKKELLNFVENSLSKKN from the coding sequence TTGGAAAGAATCTTAGTTTGTGGAGTAGCGAACTCTGGAAATTTAGGCGATAGAATTATAGCTGAATCTTTAAATTATATAATTAATAAAGCTGATAAAAAATATGTAATTACCAATTTTGATTTTACTGTTGGAGAAATAGTAGAATCAAAAAAAAAAGCTACAGTAAATCTTACTTCGGATAAGATTTTTAAGAAAATAATTCCTAATTCTATAAGATATATAAAAGTCAGTAATTACTATAGAAAAAATTATATTTTAAAAGAAGCGTTGACCAAACAAGTTTCTGAATCACACATAATTGTAATAGGAGGTGGGCACCTTTTAATTGATAACTACGGAAACTTTCCAATAGGTATTTATACGATATATAAGGAAGCTCGTAAGAATAATATACCAATTATTTTTGCTTTTGTTGGTGCTAAAGGACCCTGGAGTTATAAAGCAAGAAAGCTATTAGGGGAAGTACTTAATTATGCTTCATACATATCGGTAAGGGACAATGATTCAAAAAAATTTTTAATATCTATTAATCCTAACATCCAGCAAAAAATTATAGCTTTGACCGATCCAGCGTTATATGTAAAAGAGATATATCCTCCAACTCAATATAAAGTAGGTAAAAAGAAAATCGGTCTAGGAATTATGGATCCCAATGAAATGAAAAGACACAGTAATATTTCTTGGAGTAGAACAGATTCTGCTATTTGGTGGTCAAAGTTAGCAAAAGAGTTAGTAAAATTGAATTATGAAGTAAATATTTTCACAAATGGAGCAACCACTGATAATGGCTTTGTTGAGCAGTATATTAAGAAGAATTTAGAGGAAATCGAAGGTATTTCTTTTTCTGAGTATCTTAGCGATTATAGAAATCTTATCAAAACTATTGAGAATCAAGATGTTATTGTGGCTCAAAGGTTACATGCATGTTTGCCATCTGTCTCCTATTACAAACACACTTACGGAATTATGTGGGATCCAAAGTTGAAAAGCATTTTTGAAGAATTGGGATTGAATAATTATTTAATAGATTGTAAAGATGAAGTAGAAAAAGTTGTACAAAAAATTGAAAAAAATCTTAATGAAGACTTTAAATTAAATGAAGAGACTATAAATAAAATAGTCTGCAAAAAGAAGGAGTTGTTAAATTTTGTCGAGAATAGTCTCTCCAAAAAAAATTAA